From Brevibacillus marinus, a single genomic window includes:
- a CDS encoding YcdB/YcdC domain-containing protein, with protein MGESLRLVYMEGQEAQTGPILKYVPEMPGYVDAKTGKVIPGGVENKYSAPIKVTPGDRQLAARTKEEAAAVLKSELAVDVANAEYKEESKAGFRRFQWIHQDKTTMYVYADEWTGRVSQFGVHSVQGGEPRITRDEAAQKAVSFLEQYLDKSITEIHVSESDSAPGLSRLESFYIHKSHQGIPVEDHSYRVTVDMTNGNVTEVAGPFEREQVSLPDSSQAVPKAEAVKEFVNTHSAKLYYYSFDENGGRADTPRIVYSIEAQKPGYIDALTGETVGEKEEAEKKSSSG; from the coding sequence ATGGGAGAAAGTCTCCGACTGGTATATATGGAAGGCCAGGAGGCGCAAACAGGGCCTATCCTCAAATACGTCCCGGAAATGCCTGGCTACGTGGACGCCAAGACCGGGAAGGTGATTCCGGGCGGCGTCGAAAACAAGTACTCCGCTCCGATCAAGGTAACGCCAGGAGACAGACAGCTTGCCGCGCGAACGAAGGAAGAAGCGGCTGCGGTTCTGAAAAGCGAGCTCGCCGTTGATGTCGCCAATGCCGAATACAAGGAAGAAAGCAAGGCCGGTTTCCGGAGGTTCCAGTGGATCCATCAGGATAAAACAACCATGTACGTGTATGCGGACGAATGGACGGGACGTGTCAGTCAATTTGGCGTTCACAGCGTTCAGGGAGGAGAGCCGCGCATCACCCGGGATGAAGCGGCACAGAAGGCCGTCTCCTTCCTCGAACAATACCTGGACAAGAGCATCACGGAGATTCACGTATCGGAGTCGGACAGCGCACCGGGATTGAGCAGGCTGGAGAGCTTCTACATTCACAAGTCCCATCAGGGTATCCCGGTGGAAGATCATTCCTATCGGGTAACCGTGGACATGACCAACGGAAACGTTACGGAAGTAGCCGGACCGTTTGAGCGCGAGCAGGTATCTCTCCCGGACAGCTCGCAAGCGGTACCTAAAGCGGAAGCAGTCAAGGAGTTCGTCAACACCCATTCCGCCAAGCTGTACTACTATTCGTTTGATGAAAATGGCGGGAGAGCGGATACTCCGAGGATTGTCTACTCGATTGAAGCACAAAAACCTGGTTACATCGACGCGTTGACAGGTGAAACAGTCGGGGAGAAGGAAGAAGCGGAGAAAAAATCGTCGTCCGGATGA
- a CDS encoding YcdB/YcdC domain-containing protein yields MNMKKTCATLIAASLLASVPAWAMAQSAVAANDKPVSLQSDVNQMTQQALNELSKLVPELKDFPAISISTDENDGDEAVIFIHLHKNEQQKYPYATIEVDRKYGDIVGFYIKRENESDNTFADKEKAVQSATSFLEQLLKEEAKQYHVSDKSYGQNGAIFFERKINGVSLLGGGISVFLDEEANVTGFHKNI; encoded by the coding sequence ATGAACATGAAAAAGACCTGTGCCACCCTTATCGCCGCAAGTTTGCTGGCATCCGTCCCCGCGTGGGCCATGGCGCAGTCGGCTGTCGCAGCAAATGACAAGCCCGTCTCACTGCAGTCGGACGTAAACCAAATGACCCAGCAGGCATTGAACGAGTTAAGCAAACTGGTACCGGAGTTGAAGGACTTCCCGGCCATCAGCATCAGCACGGACGAAAACGACGGGGATGAGGCCGTCATTTTCATTCATTTACATAAGAATGAACAACAAAAATATCCGTACGCCACTATCGAGGTAGACCGGAAATACGGGGACATTGTCGGTTTTTACATCAAGCGGGAAAATGAGAGCGATAACACGTTCGCAGACAAGGAGAAGGCTGTACAAAGCGCGACATCCTTCCTGGAGCAGCTGCTGAAAGAGGAGGCCAAGCAGTACCACGTGTCTGACAAGTCCTACGGCCAAAACGGCGCGATCTTTTTTGAGCGGAAGATCAATGGCGTCAGCCTGTTGGGCGGCGGCATTTCCGTCTTTCTTGACGAGGAGGCAAACGTAACCGGGTTTCACAAAAACATCTAA